DNA sequence from the Halichoerus grypus chromosome 8, mHalGry1.hap1.1, whole genome shotgun sequence genome:
GTATCTTTGTAAGTATGTCAAGAGTTGTGTTGCTCAGCCTCTTAAAAGATAACTAGCTTATAACCTACTTCTCCTTATGTGGCTACGTCAGTTGCTCGTGGTCCCAATGAAGTATAAAAGAGGATATAAGCTGCCGAAGACTTCACAGAAGAAACAGAGATATCAGAAACTTCATGATCATCGAATTTAAACCACCGCTGTCTTGCTGCATTTTTACAATAGGCAGTGTAGTGGCCTCCATCCAGCCCACCGTAGTGGTTCTGTGCCAAACGAGATAGAAAATCAGTTCAAACTGAAATTGTCAACATATTCAACATACTTTAAATAATTCAAAGCTCTGTTATTTTCCTATATAGTAAGGAACCACttgaaactttttctttctaagcaaaatatgaaaatatttagttCAAGATACTtactgaaacagaaaacaaattatatttcttcAAATTGTTCTTTGGACCAATAACATACTGTGCCAAGTCAAGATTTTCTAACGGGAAGTCCACAGAGGTCTGTAATTTTTGTTTCCACCTGCCATCGTAGGAAAAACTGCAGAGCAAAACATGACAGCAATTATACCAACAGACCAAAAATATCAGAAGGACTCTAATTCATTCCTTAACATTCTAGATTTTTAGCCAGGACCATAAACCATTTCAAACAAACACACTCAGAATTTCAGTAGTGGAAGGACCTGTAAAGACGTTTGGCTTCATTTCCACCTTACAaacgagaaaactgaggcacacagataTGAAATGACTTGCCCTAAGGCAAACAGCTAAGGGGCGTAGAGACAGAGTCCTACCTTGGTCCCTTGATCCCTAAGCCAGCTAGAACTGTTAGATGAGTCTACAAAGGTAACAAGCTATGAAGTCCCATGTTGCCAATGCTAGTCACCACACAAGTACAGAAAAAGACTGAGGAGAGCTGCTCTATACGTTTAAGACTGTACTGCTGGGGACACGAGCTGGAAACTGCGAGCTACACAGGTACcccctgcttttcaaaagttGGCGTGACACCTCTTCGTTTTAGGGAAGACTTgtattagtacctgtttttgctaaccaaaagaaatctgaagaggatttctgcttttaagaaaaaaggtgaaaagtgCCAACAGCATTCGGCAGCATGTTTTGCAGTAAGCTGGAGGAGGCGGCAGGCACCCTGGCGAGCAGCGAGAGCGGTCCCACCAGGTACCACCAAGCTCCTGCCCGGAATACTCAGCGTCAAGCCACCACAACTCTGAATTGTCTGTCGGCATCtgtgttagcaagatgtgtcctaaggtatcagaaaagcccaagagaaggttatttttggggtctggaAATGTTCAaagattttccatataaattaatggtaaccGCTTCTTTGCTTTTTACCATTTTGGCTTACGAAAGATTTCACAGGAATACTCTTTTTGCATAGCAGGGGAAAACTGCAGTGGCATTCCACTGTCCTGACATACTCGGCTCCTTTAAACACCAAAATATTGGTatgttataatattatatatagtaatattacatattattataataatatattatttcagagttaattttcaaaaactgaattctgaaccatttatattaaatatgtaatcaTTTATAGAATGTTTATTATACCTCTACAAtcctcaagaaaaaaaactgtaaacaagCTTCTGTTAGAAAATTTACATGAGGAATCTGAACACATCAATGTTGAAATTATAGTAACTGCCAAAGAATCTCCaataatacaaaatgaaacaaattaaatattctttgaaacaaaaattacagCTCTCAATAAAAAGATTCAGCTTAAAAAGTTTTTCAGAATAATGACTCATAGTTATCACTCCATGGATAGATTATatatagagacaaaaaaaaatcggAAGACCTGGGACATGTTTACAACTATCTGCTATTATTCCTTCTATTACAGGGTCAGGTCCAGGGAAAAATCTGGACAAAAATGCACCCAACAATGGCATCCTTAACATCTTTAAGACTACATTTAAAAAACCTCCTATgtttcaggagcgcctgggtggcacggTTGGTTAAATGcccgactcttcatttcagctcaggtcgtgatctcagatcATGAGGTctagccctgcgtcgggctctgtgctcagcacggagtctgtttGAGACTCTCAAACTTCTCAGACTTTGCCTCCACATGGGCAtactcgctctaaaataaatctttaaaacattctaTATTTCATCTTCAGCACAGGATTCTTTTTTTAGTTTACTGTTTGATAAATTTTATTGGCTAATCATTTCTGTTCTACTGtgtaaatacattttcatttgatGTTTTATAATGATGTAAAATTTCTATATTTGAAATGcaataattaaatttcattttttttaaagatgaaattacaTGAAAGAGTCATGTTATCATTTTGCTCTGTCATTGCAAACACTAAGGTAAGGAACTAGAGTCTCTCATTTCTGCCTTATTTCCCTGAGATAATCTTCCTTTGTAATGCATCCTTAGCAGGCAATACAACAAAATGACTTAAAATGAAGGACTTAGAATTCCTTCATCTACTATTGTAGAAAAATTTGTTTCCTTTACCGTTTAAGATGCACTAAAAGCACAGGTGGCAACTTCCagatttctatcttttttaaagaatcccGTCGAGTTCTGCAGTGACTGCAGTAAAACCGATTGTTATCTGTGAGcttctcttctttggaaaataatctaAGGCAATCCTGGAGGCAAAAACAAGTAGTAGTTactcattaattcatttcttCACAGTATCACTGGGCATCTACTCGAGAAGTTATTCTGCTGGTAAAGTTGATGACCTAGGGGCGCGCCCAGAGGGGAGAGCTGACAGTAACAAGAGTGCAGTGTGTGGTGAGTGCTGCCAGGGGCGGAGGGAAGCAGTCCTGCGTGTCTGCGCTCTACCTGCTGCCTCCGGAAGTCTTGCTGGAAGAAAGGACATTCTCAAGGAAGCAAACACAAAGGTATCAACAAGCTAGCTAAATTACACTGTTGTGAGGAAAACAGGCTATTTGATCCCCAGGTAGAGCAAATTCTTATAAAAGTGAACCTAAATTAAAATCACTATATGATTTTCAAACTTCAAAgtgcaaactttaaaaaacatttaatgctgaaagaatatttaataggaaaatatcttttaaaaaggaaaactttggggcacctgggtggctcagttggttaagtgactgccttcggctcaggtcatgatcctggagtcctgggatcaagcccagcattgggctccctgctcagcagggagtctgcttctccctctgaccctcccccctctcctgtgcgctctctctctcattctcgctctctcaagtaaataaataaataaaatctttaaaaaaaaaaaaaggggaaactttaaaaaaaatctttaattttttctactatacacacacataattaaaacaaaatgtatgtGGGAATTCTACCTATAAAACGTTCATAGGGGTGAAGAGCAGAAGTTACTGAATAAAGTATATGTTTGTATGCATAAACagctttcattcaacaaatcatTTTCCTTTGAGCTTACCTGTAATGTACATTTACTTGTAGAAGCTAAGGGTAGAGACAAGTACATGAAGGCCTCAAATGTCCTAGACTTTTTGTGACAGGTGAGGCACTGTACCGTGGATTTGAACTGACCCTGAAAAAGTGCAACAATAATAGATTCATTGAGCTGCTTGTGTTTCTGCCAAGCATGTTCTGCAGCTTTAAAGTCATCAAGGtgatcattattttcttctttatgtctcTTCCGATTATCAGCCTGGAAATaagattaatattaaaatttatattaatatctCAAAGtcgaaatttaaatataaaattgaaagaatatatgGCATACACGTTGTAGATTTAGAAACACTTCTGCTTCCTTTCATGAAGGAGTTCTAATCTCATTAAGTACTACAAAAAAATTCTAGCCAAAAATCCTCGCCCCCCCCAACCCTACTTTATCAGAAGGGTAtgacttattttaattaatttattaaagattttacttatttgagagagagagtgtgaaagacagggagagagaatcagagaatctgcactgagcacagagcccagtgtggggctcgatcccacaaccacgaaatcatgacctgagtcgaaaccaagagtcgaatgcttaaccaagtgagccacccaggcgccttataGGACTTATATTAttaaacagaaattaataaaatacattttcttaagggatggggattaaggagtgcgcctgtcatgatgagcaccgggtgatgtatggaagtcactatactgtatacctgaaactaatattaactggaattaaaataaaaatttaaataaacatgtattttatttttttatgttgaaaattttgcttttgaaaagagaGGGTATCTGGGAATTAGGGCTACAACTAGACAGAATTTATTTGTTGTCCTAGGCTCATGGATGGATACACATATATagtcacatacacacaaaatacgTATttatacacacgtgtgtgtgtgtgtgtgtataatatacatatatgttcaGTGGTAACAACAAAGGTATCTGAGAGATACATGCCTCAGTAACTATTCACATGAGTCCTCTGGTTACATGTGGGAATGcttattttaggaaaagaaaaataaaaatgatatatataaaatatataaacaataataaagatGTTCAGGTGGTCTACAGCTAATCTTTTataaattttgtgtttaaatttaCTTTCACATACATGTGGTCACAAAGTTATCTCTAACaactatttcaatatttaaaatttctcacaATACAACCTACCATTTTAGTAAGcaattataaattatgtatttcttttaaaatattagaccTATCAGATATGTTTTATAGTTCCCTGCCTTAATAGAAAGTCACGAGATTTGAAAACTAGCACTGAACAATCActaactataattttaaattgctATAAAAATTACAGTGTTGAGCAACCCTAAAGAGCCTTTACAacttagaaaaatcaaatttcttaCTTTATTTAGATCTTCATGGAGACCATCCATTAGGAACAGAAGCAGTTCTTGTGAATCTTGCTGGCTATATCCTGCAAATTGGTCATTGATCTTCCCAATGGTGATTTTAAAGTCTTTGGGACTGATATACCTATACTGTCCGGTCCACAGGGCTTTCATAATTATGCCAAATTCTTCAGCCACTTCACCTTTATGCCCCAACAAATTTGACCTTTGCAAATAAAGTTacgaaaaaaaaagcaagtttttGAAAGTCAAGGTACAGTGGGTTCTTGAGGTCAATATTAAATTCTTCACATACTGTAACCCAACACTGAAGTATTTATTCACAGGTTTATTACCAAATCCTCATCTGAATCTTACTTTGATTATACCCTGCCAACTTGCTGCTTTTGGGCTGCGAACTCCTCCTCCTCAACATGCTCCAGCTGATGACTGAGGTTCTGCCTTCTTGCACTGCTCCTCTCCTGTCTGTCCTTTACCAATCAGAGAAGgcttttctcaaatttctcttaagaataaagatattttttcccctctcctcatTTGACTTCTCTGGAGCTGGGTGGTAAGGAAGTGTGGTTAGATCAACCTTTTAATACTATATTGTAACCAGTATGAAACTTCTTTACCTGTTAATATCATCCTGGTAACAGTTTCGGTTGAAATAATCAGCCAAATGTGGAGCATTACATAGGCACTGCAGTATTGAGTTCATATAACAAGTATTTCCTAAATTACGAAGTCCAGTGAGAGCTGGTCCAGATCCTCCAAAAACAGGATTGAGGTTCCGAATCTGAGAAGCAGAAAGCCTAGTGATCTCAGCTTTAGGGTAGCATGTGGGcctgaggaagaaaaaatgtaCACAATGTCTTAAAATGCACAGCATCTAAAATTAAGGTTCATACTACAAATGGTAGCAAACTCCAGCACTGGTACCAGAGGACACAGTAATCTTGTCAATAGTAAGTCATAAGGTACTGGGTTTTACAAGACATTTATTATCTAGGTAACACCGGTTATATTCTGTGACCCTCCcaagaaacaagtatttttttttttttaaagtaagattttggttttttttgacagagcgaaagagggaacacaagcagggggagtgggagagggaaaacaggctccccgcggagcagggagcccgacgcgggcctcgattccaggaccctgggatcatgacctgagctgaaggcagacgcctaacgactgagccacccaggcacctcgtaACAAGTATCTTTAACCTCTTATGTGGGTCTATGGTTCTTACACCTTGAGATAGATTCCCTGGCTTCTCATGAACAGGTAGTCTTCTGGTAGAGAAGGCTCTTTCAAATTCCTTTAAATAATCCTAGGAAGTTTAGCATTACCAAATGTTGAGCTCAACCAGAATGCCAAAGAATAAAAAGCTTATTATGTGGAACAGATATCAAAAGAGGCAGGGATTATTTGGGTACTATTACCTGAAACACAGAGGTGTGCTGACAAATgtggtagccactggccacaggtagctatttaaattttaaattaaaaatgcagctCCTTAGTTACACTTGCTACAATTCTAAATAACCACTACCATACTGAACAGCACTGGACTAGAGAATGTCTTTAAGACTTTTGTTACTTAGTGTATTTGACTTACATGCAGAGCTTCTAGAACTGCTATAGCATTAAGAAAAATCTTAActgatctttctttttattattgatccTAAGCACACTTCCACCCCTGAAAGGAATATTAAGAACAGATTAAACTGTTTCAGCTTTTCTTTACATGTGCTCTGGTGTATGCATTCATGTACTCCTCTGttgaacacataaaaatatataaattgcatGTGTGATTGTTTTCAAAAACTTTAAGTCTTCAAATTAAACTTTAATAAGAATGATGATTCAAGAAGGAATTAAACCTTAGCAGTTTTAATAGTGAGCCCTAATATAAACCCATTTATTTGTACTTCCATCTATACCCCTCTCCCTAAAAGTAAAGATTAGAAGTGATAAGTAGATTTGACAATTATCTCCCCATAATCCTATCAATCATAAGTCAAGAGCACTGGAGGGATCACACCAGGAATACATCTAAATGAGATACTGGTTTGGGAAAAATAATTGAACCTACTGATCATTCACTACTTGTGAACAGCAGAAATGcaatgaagaaaaacagagcaGAGTAAGGATTAGGAGCTGATACACACAATACCTGttattttaatactatttaaaTTTGCTTCCACAGTACgggtgaagttaaaaaaaaaagttcggaATTTGAGAGGTGCAACAAGATAAACTCAACAATCCTATAGATTATGGTCCTTAAAGAGAAATTTAGGGACCATGGAGGTTTATGAAAAACTTCTAGGTAGTCTATACCATGCTACcctaaaatataataatgtatattcttttatatctACATTAATACTTATTATGATAATCTTCCCTGATATATTTAAGTTAGCACTTGGGATAAAAACCAAGAAATTGATCCATTCACTTTTTCCTGTGCTAAATAACAATGGCTGATACAGCCATCCTCAGAAATTTCTGACTCCCTGGTATTAATAAACTTGTATGTTTAGAAGTTTTCAAATAGATTATTCTAGTTCTAAGATTTAGAATAAACTTACTTGTTTTCCCGATTAACTGTTGGAGTTACTGCtggcttcctcttctcttcctcttgaaTGGCCTGGGTTATATCTGGGGAGGAGTAGGAGCGCTTCAGTTTGGACGGTTCCCTATCCCGCTCAGTAGGAATCTGTGGCTTGGCTTTATGAGTTGGAGGGGTGGAAGGAGGTGCAGACGAAGGAGCCATTTCCGGTGGATACATATGAACAGTGTTGGTGGGTGAATGATAATAACGAAAAGTTCCAGTGATTGGGTCAAGAAACTTagatggaaaagaaacaaaaaaacaaaacaggtcaaAAAACAATGACCATTACAAACCAAAAAAGTCACTCAGAAGTATTCCACTGCTAAATTTACTTTTGGATTAAAATAATCTGATAAGATGGTAATAATCACTTCTATAATAAAACTTCCAAAGAACTTTAGGTATTAAATAAACTGTTTCTAAATGACAATGCCAGAAATGCTCATATATTGTAGCCAGAATCTCAGAATGGATATATTGAGAAATCTAACCCCGCTCTAATTCTGTAATTAGGGAAATGAGCTATGTCCTCcataatgaagaaacagaattgaCTCTGCATTAGAGAAGTTGtagaataaacaacaacaacaaaaaaagctttttaaataagGACACATGACcatattatttattcatgtgcTAATTTTGAGTTTTACCTTGGCCCAGCCTGAAGGCAGTCCTGGTACGATCCTCCCCATTTCTTCACTTCGTGCTCTTGTCAAAGGCTCTcgagcctagttaaaaaaaaaaaaaaaaaaaaaatcaattagattGTGCCATATACAGACTTAAGCTACCTgtccaaaaaaccaaaaagccttGTGTTGGCTgcccttaatatttttaaaatcaaatttaaaaatgaagaatcatACGTGGTCTCAAGTCCAAATATTTCCagcaagggaaagagaaatgtgTGTACGCACAAGCCCAT
Encoded proteins:
- the USP8 gene encoding ubiquitin carboxyl-terminal hydrolase 8 isoform X5: MPAVASVPKELYLSSSLKDLNKKTEVKPEKISTRNYVQSALKIFKTAEECRLDRDEEKAYVLYMKYVTVYNLIKKRPDFKQQQDYFHSILGLGNIKKAIEEAERLSESLKLRYEEAEVQKKLEEKDRQEEQLQKQKRQETGREDGGTSPKRSLENVMDSRDKTQKINGEKSEKNETTEKGTVTAKELYTMMMDENISLIIMDARRMQDYQDSHISNSLNVPEEAISPGVTASWIEAKLPDDSKDTWKKRGNVEYVVLLDWFSSTKDLQLGTTLRSLKDALFKWESKTVLRNEPLVLEGGYENWLLCYPQYTTNAKVTPPPRGKNEEVSISLDFTYPSLEESVPSKPTAQMPPPSVEVSENIELINDQDERMAPLNISTPAEPIAASKSDVLPIIQPVPVIKNVPQAREPLTRARSEEMGRIVPGLPSGWAKFLDPITGTFRYYHSPTNTVHMYPPEMAPSSAPPSTPPTHKAKPQIPTERDREPSKLKRSYSSPDITQAIQEEEKRKPAVTPTVNRENKPTCYPKAEITRLSASQIRNLNPVFGGSGPALTGLRNLGNTCYMNSILQCLCNAPHLADYFNRNCYQDDINRSNLLGHKGEVAEEFGIIMKALWTGQYRYISPKDFKITIGKINDQFAGYSQQDSQELLLFLMDGLHEDLNKADNRKRHKEENNDHLDDFKAAEHAWQKHKQLNESIIVALFQGQFKSTVQCLTCHKKSRTFEAFMYLSLPLASTSKCTLQDCLRLFSKEEKLTDNNRFYCSHCRTRRDSLKKIEIWKLPPVLLVHLKRFSYDGRWKQKLQTSVDFPLENLDLAQYVIGPKNNLKKYNLFSVSNHYGGLDGGHYTAYCKNAARQRWFKFDDHEVSDISVSSVKSSAAYILFYTSLGPRATDVAT
- the USP8 gene encoding ubiquitin carboxyl-terminal hydrolase 8 isoform X4, producing MPAVASVPKELYLSSSLKDLNKKTEVKPEKISTRNYVQSALKIFKTAEECRLDRDEEKAYVLYMKYVTVYNLIKKRPDFKQQQDYFHSILGLGNIKKAIEEAERLSESLKLRYEEAEVQKKLEEKDRQEEQLQKQKRQETGREDGGTSPKRSLENVMDSRDKTQKINGEKSEKNETTEKGTVTAKELYTMMMDENISLIIMDARRMQDYQDSHISNSLNVPEEAISPGVTASWIEAKLPDDSKDTWKKRGNVEYVVLLDWFSSTKDLQLGTTLRSLKDALFKWESKTVLRNEPLVLEGGYENWLLCYPQYTTNAKVTPPPRGKNEEVSISLDFTYPSLEESVPSKPTAQMPPPSVEVSENIELINDQDERMAPLNISTPAEPIAASKSDVLPIIQPVPVIKNVPQPVKIKGQPESGILKTGTFRENTEDTFERNKAREPLTRARSEEMGRIVPGLPSGWAKFLDPITGTFRYYHSPTNTVHMYPPEMAPSSAPPSTPPTHKAKPQIPTERDREPSKLKRSYSSPDITQAIQEEEKRKPAVTPTVNRENKPTCYPKAEITRLSASQIRNLNPVFGGSGPALTGLRNLGNTCYMNSILQCLCNAPHLADYFNRNCYQDDINRSNLLGHKGEVAEEFGIIMKALWTGQYRYISPKDFKITIGKINDQFAGYSQQDSQELLLFLMDGLHEDLNKADNRKRHKEENNDHLDDFKAAEHAWQKHKQLNESIIVALFQGQFKSTVQCLTCHKKSRTFEAFMYLSLPLASTSKCTLQDCLRLFSKEEKLTDNNRFYCSHCRTRRDSLKKIEIWKLPPVLLVHLKRFSYDGRWKQKLQTSVDFPLENLDLAQYVIGPKNNLKKYNLFSVSNHYGGLDGGHYTAYCKNAARQRWFKFDDHEVSDISVSSVKSSAAYILFYTSLGPRATDVAT